A window of the Henckelia pumila isolate YLH828 chromosome 3, ASM3356847v2, whole genome shotgun sequence genome harbors these coding sequences:
- the LOC140890701 gene encoding monoterpene synthase TPS4, chloroplastic-like, whose protein sequence is MSCNSDWLKKPLMNSRFPKFLRPAILMRASNLINEKPISTRGIEELKEKKRKELKRLFYLEDSGSVLQGMKLIDNLQWLGVAHHFEDEIDFSLEKLSQWHSCGEDHDDLHSTALRFRLLRQHMKPISCDVFEKFVKDENIRKSLIKDKEGLLNLYEASYLGSNDEDIILFEAMKFSEIQLKTSVETMRPDCHVISRRISRALELPRHRRMVRLESRLGIEEYYDMQTNHSCPLLQLAKLDYNNVQLLHQMELTQLTRWWKQLGVGDKLGHFARNSMGECFLWTVGIFPNPKYSEVRVEMAKVIAILLVIDDVFDKYGTFHDLSLFTRAIQRWDANAIETLPEYMKVCYMALYNTTKEIAHKVLKQLGKDIHHLLKGSWIHTVEAYMIEFKWFSRGEQAVSAEEYVENGVATAGAYMALVHAFFLMGEGLTDHNIKLMSKPYPKLFSASGRILRLWDDLGTSKEEEDRGDNASIIGVLMKEKNLSTENEAQQHIKQLILKLWKDLNGNLVDSNPWPLSIINVCFNMSRTAQVFYQHQQYSYASNVKNIADSIFWEPIEL, encoded by the exons ATGTCTTGCAATTCTGATTGGCTTAAAAAACCTCTTATGAATTCAAGATTTCCCAAGTTCTTGCGCCCAGCGATATTAATGCGTGCATCAAATCTG ATAAATGAGAAACCAATTAGTACTAGAGGCATTGAAGAACTgaaggaaaagaaaaggaagGAATTGAAAAGATTGTTCTATTTAGAGGATTCAGGCTCAGTACTACAAGGAATGAAACTGATAGACAATCTTCAATGGTTGGGAGTTGCACACCACTTCGAAGATGAAATCGATTTCTCGTTAGAAAAGCTAAGCCAGTGGCATTCATGTGGAGAAGATCATGACGACCTTCATTCCACTGCTCTTCGTTTCCGGCTTCTCCGGCAACATATGAAGCCAATTAGCTGTG atgtttttgaaaaattcgtGAAGGACGAAAATATCAGAAAATCCTTGATCAAAGACAAAGAGGGACTCTTGAACTTATATGAAGCCTCATATTTAGGATCAAATGATGAGGATATTATTTTATTCGAGGCCatgaaattttcagaaattcaGTTAAAAACATCGGTTGAAACAATGAGGCCGGATTGTCATGTTATTTCACGGCGGATCAGCCGAGCTCTAGAGCTGCCGAGGCATCGGAGAATGGTGAGGTTGGAGTCTAGATTGGGCATAGAAGAATATTACGACATGCAAACAAACCATAGTTGTCCTCTTCTTCAACTTGCGAAATTAGATTATAACAATGTTCAATTGTTGCACCAAATGGAGCTTACTCAATTAACCAG GTGGTGGAAGCAACTGGGCGTAGGGGACAAGTTGGGTCACTTTGCGAGGAATTCAATGGGAGAATGCTTTCTGTGGACTGTTGGAATTTTCCCAAACCCAAAATATAGCGAAGTTCGCGTAGAAATGGCAAAAGTCATCGCCATTTTGTTAGTCATCGATGATGTTTTTGACAAATATGGCACTTTTCATGATCTCTCACTCTTCACCCGTGCAATTCAAAG ATGGGATGCTAATGCGATTGAAACACTCCCCGAGTACATGAAAGTATGTTACATGGCATTGTACAACACAACTAAAGAGATAGCCCACAAGGTTCTCAAACAACTGGGAAAAGACATTCACCATCTCCTTAAGGGATCG TGGATCCATACTGTGGAAGCTTATATGATCGAATTCAAGTGGTTCAGCCGTGGAGAACAAGCGGTTAGTGCCGAAGAATATGTGGAAAATGGAGTAGCCACCGCGGGGGCGTACATGGCCTTGGTGCATGCATTCTTCTTGATGGGAGAAGGCCTCACAGATCATAACATAAAACTGATGTCTAAACCATATCCTAAATTATTTTCTGCTTCAGGGAGGATTCTACGACTTTGGGACGACCTTGGCACTTCAAAG gaagaagaagatcgaGGAGATAATGCGTCGATCATAGGGGTGTTAATGAAAGAGAAGAATCTGTCGACTGAAAACGAAGCCCAACAACACATCAAACAACTCATTCTGAAATTATGGAAAGATTTGAATGGGAATCTGGTGGATTCAAATCCATGGCCCTTGTCTATAATCAATGTCTGCTTTAATATGAGCAGAACCGCACAAGTGTTTTATCAGCACCAACAATACAGCTATGCCTCCAATGTCAAAAACATTGCTGATTCTATATTTTGGGAGCCCATTGAGCTTTAG
- the LOC140890700 gene encoding pentatricopeptide repeat-containing protein At3g12770 — translation MSSCRISLQQRSFRFPYLFFKSFKFEFCSSNPRIFSYSFYHSSDSFGGLESLYASLLEKSTGRNHLYQIHCQLYRHGLQNNGFVITKFIRRGCDLKEVEYARQLFDEFPKPYVSLWNAIIKGYSIHNMLDKVVEMYWKMQGEFVSPDSHTFPYVLKACGGLAAEEIGLAVHAQVLRHGLEGDVVVQNGLMAFYVKCGKNDRARVVFDGLNNRNVVSWTLIVSGCIQLGHPMEALRIFRDMRGSGVKPDWISLVSAGKAYSDIDDLEQGRCLHSLVTKMGLEFEPDLRIALTSLYAKCGQVTAAKSLFDQMKLHNVILWNAMISGFVKNGHANEALDLFHEMISKNIQPDSVTLQSAVLATAQLGSLEQARLMDDHVKNSEFRDNVFVNTALIDMYSKCGNVELARQIFNQIVKKDIVVWSSMIMGYALHGLGKEAAELFDGMKNARVSPNDVTFLGVITACSHSGLVDKGWEFFNSMKEFGIEPSQQHYAGVVDLLGRAGCLEKAYNFITTMPVQPGVSVWGALLSACKTYRRVELGEYAAERLFALDPLNIGHYVQLSNLYAASRKWDGVAKIRVLMKKKGLNKDLGYSTIEINGNLQAFRMGDKSHSRSDEIYNKLEWLETRLLECGFAPDRESALHDLDDEEKEAILCNHSERLAIAYGLISTAPGTILRITKNLRACVNCHLATKLISKLVNREIVVRDTNRFHHFKKGSCSCGDYW, via the coding sequence ATGTCATCTTGTAGAATATCTTTGCAGCAACGATCTTTCAGATTTCCTTACCTGTTCTTCAAAAGTTTCAAGTTCGAATTTTGTTCTAGTAATCCTCGCATTTTCAGTTACAGTTTTTACCACTCTAGCGACAGCTTCGGTGGCCTTGAATCTTTATATGCATCTCTTCTTGAGAAATCAACCGGTAGAAATCATCTCTATCAAATCCACTGTCAATTATACAGGCATGGATTGCAGAATAACGGATTTGTTATCACCAAGTTCATCCGTAGGGGATGCGATCTTAAAGAAGTTGAATATGCTCGCCAGCTGTTTGATGAGTTTCCGAAGCCTTATGTATCTTTGTGGAATGCCATTATCAAGGGATATTCTATCCACAATATGTTGGATAAGGTTGTTGAAATGTACTGGAAGATGCAGGGGGAGTTTGTGAGTCCGGATTCTCACACGTTTCCGTATGTTCTTAAAGCTTGTGGTGGCTTAGCGGCGGAAGAAATTGGTCTTGCCGTTCATGCGCAGGTTTTAAGACATGGGCTCGAGGGCGATGTGGTTGTGCAAAATGGGCTCATGGCTTTTTACGTCAAGTGTGGGAAAAATGATCGTGCTCGTGTTGTTTTTGATGGGTTGAATAATAGGAATGTTGTTTCTTGGACTTTGATTGTTTCCGGTTGTATACAGCTTGGACATCCTATGGAGGCGTTGAGGATTTTTAGAGACATGAGAGGCTCGGGTGTGAAACCGGATTGGATATCGTTAGTGAGTGCTGGGAAGGCTTATTCGGACATAGACGACTTGGAACAGGGAAGATGTCTTCACAGTTTGGTGACGAAGATGGGACTTGAATTTGAACCTGACTTGCGGATAGCACTCACGTCTCTCTATGCAAAATGTGGCCAGGTGACGGCTGCAAAATCATTGTTTGATCAAATGAAGCTTCATAATGTGATTCTCTGGAATGCAATGATTTCAGGATTTGTGAAAAATGGTCATGCTAATGAGGCATTGGATCTATTCCATGAGATGATATCAAAAAACATTCAACCGGATTCCGTAACTTTACAATCTGCCGTTTTGGCTACTGCCCAACTGGGGTCACTCGAGCAAGCAAGATTGATGGATGACCATGTTAAGAATAGTGAGTTCAGAGATAACGTATTCGTGAACACCGCACTTATTGACATGTATTCAAAATGTGGAAATGTGGAGCTGGCCCGCCAGATTTTTAACCAGATTGTCAAGAAAGATATAGTTGTATGGAGTTCAATGATAATGGGTTATGCATTACATGGTTTAGGAAAAGAAGCGGCTGAACTTTTTGATGGAATGAAGAACGCTCGAGTATCTCCAAATGATGTTACATTTCTTGGCGTGATTACCGCATGTAGTCATTCTGGTCTCGTAGATAAGGGGTGGGAATTTTTCAACAGCATGAAGGAGTTTGGCATTGAGCCTAGCCAGCAGCATTATGCTGGTGTTGTTGACTTGCTAGGCCGAGCTGGGTGCTTGGAGAAGGCCTATAATTTCATCACAACCATGCCAGTACAACCAGGTGTTTCGGTGTGGGGGGCTCTCTTGAGTGCATGTAAGACCTATCGTCGAGTAGAACTTGGTGAATATGCTGCAGAGAGGCTTTTCGCTTTAGATCCACTAAACATAGGACACTATGTGCAGCTCTCTAATCTTTATGCCGCTTCCCGTAAGTGGGACGGTGTGGCGAAGATTCGAGTACTGATGAAGAAGAAAGGATTGAACAAAGATTTGGGATATAGCACCATTGAGATAAATGGAAACCTTCAGGCTTTCCGTATGGGTGACAAGTCTCATTCAAGATCAGACGAGATATATAATAAGCTTGAGTGGTTGGAAACAAGGTTATTGGAGTGTGGATTTGCCCCTGACAGAGAATCGGCTTTGCACGATCTGGACGACGAGGAAAAAGAGGCAATTTTATGTAACCACAGCGAAAGGCTAGCAATTGCATATGGACTCATCAGTACGGCTCCTGGAACCATACTTAGGATAACGAAGAATTTGCGGGCTTGTGTTAACTGCCATTTAGCAACCAAATTAATATCAAAGTTGGTTAACAGGGAGATTGTTGTTAGAGATACAAACCGGTTTCATCATTTCAAGAAAGGAAGTTGTTCTTGTGGTGATTATTGGTAA
- the LOC140890039 gene encoding uncharacterized protein: MFTSEEWSKTKLLSSVKGKAVEATVTSISFWNGISLALSVFTHLVKVLRLVDGEDKPSMAFLLGALKQAKEDIRKSFKKEENATPILKIIDEKSKGRLDSPLHYATYLLNPIFYFKDSSMSNDTKIMNEFLNCVEIIFPTNENMQSTIANNELLKYKNKFGNFGRKMAITAYEKVDVYHDFDPVGWWSNYGGDTPNLQKMAMRFLSLASSSSGCERNWSQFEGIHTKKRNRLETSRLNDLVYVKFNANLMNKKSKREMDGDSLLSSQASEAQG, encoded by the exons ATGTTCACATCCGAAGAGTGGAGCAAAACAAAATTACTAAGTAGTGTGAAGGGAAAAGCGGTGGAGGCGACAGTAACAAGTATATCTTTTTGGAATGGTATTTCTTTGGCTTTGAGTGTTTTCACCCATTTGGTGAAAGTTTTACGTCTTGTTGATGGTGAAGATAAGCCCTCAATGGCATTTTTATTGGGTGCACTTAAACAAGCCAAAGAAGACATTAGAAAGTCTTTCAAAAAAGAGGAAAATGCCACCCCTATTTTGAAGATTATTGATGAGAAGTCTAAGGGTAGACTTGATAGTCCTTTGCACTATGCCACTTacttgttgaatccgatattttacTTCAAAGATTCAAGCATGTCAAATGACACCAAGATTATGAATGAGTTCTTGAATTGTGTCGAGATCATTTTTCCCACCAATGAGAACATGCAATCTACCATTGCTAATAATGAATTGTTGAAGTATAAGAATAAATTCGGTAACTTTGGAAGAAAAATGGCAATCACGGCATATGAGAAAGTAGATGTGTACCATGACTTTGATCCGG TTGGATGGTGGTCCAATTATGGTGGTGACACTCCAAACTTACAAAAAATGGCAATGAGATTTCTCTCTTTGGCAAGTAGTTCATCGGGATGTGAAAGAAATTGGAGTCAATTTGAAGGG aTACATACTAAGAAGAGGAATAGGCTCGAGACATCAAGATTGAATGATCTTGTATATGTCAAATTCAATGCCAATCTTATGAATAAGAAAAGTAAAAGAGAAATGGATGGAGATTCGCTTCTATCCTCACAAGCTAGTGAAGCTCAAGGTTAG